In Deinococcus gobiensis I-0, one genomic interval encodes:
- a CDS encoding carbohydrate ABC transporter permease — MTTVSPSAGQPEQARPAPARGFLPGLPRFAAYLLIAVGAVLTIAPFYFMFVFATHSRTEIFQLPPPTWFGDNLSANYQSLMDRVPFWRNLWNSLYLAVITTATTLFFCTLAGYAFAMYSFKGRNALFGLLLATMLVPGTLNIVPFALIMQALGWIDTPRALWIPGMASAFGIFLMRQYIGSAIPRELVEAARIDGATEFGIFRKIIVPLTGPAMATLGLVTFVQSWNGFLGPLIIFRSSETYTAPLALRTLQGIANTDWGALMCGVALTVVPLLILFAIASRQLIEGLTAGATKG, encoded by the coding sequence ATGACGACCGTTTCTCCCTCTGCCGGGCAGCCCGAACAGGCGCGCCCCGCCCCCGCACGCGGCTTCCTGCCGGGCCTGCCCCGCTTCGCCGCCTACCTCCTCATCGCCGTGGGGGCCGTGCTGACCATCGCGCCCTTCTATTTCATGTTCGTGTTCGCCACGCACAGCCGCACCGAAATCTTCCAGCTGCCCCCGCCCACCTGGTTCGGCGACAACCTGAGCGCCAACTACCAGAGCCTGATGGACCGCGTGCCCTTCTGGCGCAACCTCTGGAACAGCCTGTATCTGGCGGTCATCACCACGGCCACCACACTGTTCTTCTGCACGCTGGCCGGGTACGCCTTCGCCATGTATTCCTTCAAGGGCCGCAACGCGCTGTTCGGGCTGCTGCTGGCGACCATGCTCGTGCCGGGCACCCTGAACATCGTGCCCTTCGCCCTGATCATGCAGGCCCTGGGCTGGATCGACACGCCGCGCGCCCTGTGGATTCCGGGCATGGCGAGTGCGTTCGGCATCTTCCTGATGCGCCAGTACATCGGCTCGGCCATTCCGCGTGAACTCGTCGAGGCCGCGCGCATCGACGGCGCGACCGAGTTCGGCATCTTCCGCAAGATCATCGTGCCGCTCACCGGCCCGGCGATGGCGACCCTGGGCCTCGTGACCTTCGTGCAGTCGTGGAACGGCTTCCTGGGGCCGCTCATCATCTTCCGCTCGTCGGAGACCTACACCGCGCCGCTGGCCCTGCGCACCCTCCAGGGCATCGCCAACACCGACTGGGGCGCCCTGATGTGCGGCGTGGCCCTCACCGTGGTGCCGCTGCTCATCCTGTTCGCCATCGCCTCGCGCCAGCTCATCGAGGGCCTGACCGCCGGGGCCACCAAGGGCTGA
- a CDS encoding SDR family NAD(P)-dependent oxidoreductase, translating to MDFNGKVIVVTGAASGIGLALSTRFVQEGATVVASDRNAELGAQKAAEIGARFVAADIGQEDGVKGLIDDVLAQEGRIDLFCSNAGIAVGEGPETPDKTWDLIHRVNVMSHVWAARHLLPHMLGRGEGHLLNTASAAGLLTELHSAPYAVTKHAALAFAEWLAVTYGDRGIRVSCLCPEGVWTPMIQNAPILQQTAISTDELVEKTLEVLRRDGFLVTTHPTTLVSFQNKAGDYDGWIGKMRRLRVKAMALIAGHGGASAGAAPTGPVQGGEQG from the coding sequence ATGGACTTCAACGGTAAAGTGATCGTCGTGACCGGCGCGGCCTCGGGCATCGGGCTGGCCCTCTCGACCCGTTTCGTGCAGGAGGGGGCCACTGTGGTCGCCTCCGACCGCAACGCCGAGCTGGGCGCGCAGAAGGCCGCTGAGATCGGCGCGCGCTTCGTGGCCGCCGACATCGGGCAGGAGGACGGCGTCAAGGGCCTGATCGACGACGTGCTGGCGCAGGAAGGCCGCATTGACCTGTTCTGCTCGAATGCGGGCATTGCGGTCGGCGAGGGGCCGGAAACGCCCGACAAGACCTGGGACCTGATCCACCGCGTCAACGTGATGAGCCACGTCTGGGCCGCGCGCCACCTGCTGCCGCACATGCTGGGGCGCGGCGAGGGCCACCTGCTGAACACGGCGTCGGCGGCGGGCCTGCTCACCGAACTGCACTCGGCGCCCTATGCGGTGACCAAGCACGCGGCCCTGGCCTTCGCCGAGTGGCTGGCCGTGACCTACGGCGACCGGGGCATCCGGGTGTCGTGCCTGTGCCCCGAGGGCGTCTGGACCCCCATGATCCAGAACGCGCCGATCCTGCAACAGACCGCCATCAGCACCGACGAACTCGTCGAGAAGACGCTGGAGGTGCTGCGCCGCGACGGATTCCTGGTCACCACGCATCCGACCACCCTCGTCTCGTTCCAGAACAAGGCTGGCGACTACGACGGCTGGATCGGCAAGATGCGCCGCCTGCGCGTCAAGGCGATGGCGCTGATCGCCGGGCACGGCGGGGCTTCCGCCGGAGCCGCCCCTACTGGCCCGGTTCAGGGCGGAGAGCAGGGGTGA
- a CDS encoding GH1 family beta-glucosidase, giving the protein MTTLTTPTGPRTAEAASRLTRRDFPQGFTFGVATSSFQIEGATSEDGRGPSIWDTFCRETGRIRDGSNGDVACDHYHRWEEDLDLIASLGVDAYRFSVAWPRIQPTGSGPALTAGLDFYDRLTDGLMARGVEPHVTLYHWDLPQTLQDAGGWVNRDTAHRFAEYAGIVAERLGDRVRSYATLNEPWCSSILSYMIGEHAPGLRDRRLALAAAHGLLLGHGLAVPEIRCHAPGSQVGIVLNLTPQTPRSEAPADVQAARLADGMANRLFLDPLLRGEYPQDVFAAAGDDAPVVEPGDLETIGAACDFMGVNYYSRGVVGEQGSAVPEDAPVTDMGWEVYPQGLTELLVRLKTDYANLPPLMITENGSAYADRLENGAVHDSERVAYLQTHLGALLDAVQAGVDLRGYFAWSLMDNFEWAWGYEKRFGLVYVDYATQERVLKDSALWYQAFLGKR; this is encoded by the coding sequence ATGACCACCCTGACCACCCCCACCGGCCCCCGCACCGCCGAGGCCGCCAGCCGCCTGACCCGGCGCGACTTTCCCCAGGGCTTCACCTTCGGCGTCGCCACCTCGTCCTTCCAGATCGAGGGCGCGACCTCCGAGGACGGGCGCGGCCCGAGCATCTGGGACACGTTCTGCCGCGAGACCGGGCGCATCCGCGACGGCAGCAACGGCGACGTGGCCTGCGACCACTACCACCGCTGGGAAGAGGACCTCGACCTCATCGCCTCGCTGGGCGTGGACGCCTACCGCTTCAGCGTGGCGTGGCCGCGCATCCAGCCCACGGGCAGCGGTCCGGCGCTGACGGCGGGCCTGGACTTCTACGACCGCCTGACCGACGGCCTGATGGCGCGCGGGGTCGAGCCGCACGTCACGCTGTACCACTGGGACCTGCCGCAGACCCTTCAGGACGCGGGCGGCTGGGTGAACCGCGACACGGCCCACCGTTTCGCCGAGTACGCGGGCATCGTGGCGGAGCGGCTGGGCGACCGCGTGCGCAGCTACGCCACCCTGAACGAGCCGTGGTGCAGCAGCATCCTGAGCTACATGATCGGGGAGCACGCGCCCGGTCTGCGCGACCGCCGCCTCGCGCTGGCCGCCGCCCACGGCCTGCTGCTGGGGCATGGTCTGGCCGTGCCCGAAATCCGCTGCCACGCGCCCGGTTCGCAGGTGGGCATCGTCCTGAACCTCACGCCCCAGACCCCGCGCAGCGAGGCCCCGGCCGACGTGCAGGCCGCGCGCCTGGCCGACGGCATGGCCAACCGCCTGTTCCTCGATCCTCTGCTGCGCGGCGAGTACCCGCAGGACGTGTTCGCGGCGGCGGGCGACGACGCCCCCGTGGTGGAGCCGGGCGACCTGGAAACCATCGGTGCGGCCTGCGATTTCATGGGCGTGAACTACTACTCGCGCGGCGTGGTGGGCGAACAGGGCAGTGCCGTGCCCGAGGACGCGCCCGTGACCGACATGGGCTGGGAAGTCTACCCGCAGGGTCTGACCGAACTGCTCGTGCGCCTGAAGACCGACTACGCCAACCTGCCCCCGCTGATGATCACCGAGAACGGCTCGGCCTACGCCGACCGCCTGGAGAACGGGGCCGTGCACGATTCCGAGCGCGTCGCCTACCTCCAGACGCACCTGGGCGCCCTGCTGGACGCCGTGCAGGCCGGGGTGGACCTGCGAGGGTACTTCGCCTGGAGCCTGATGGACAACTTCGAGTGGGCCTGGGGCTACGAGAAGCGCTTCGGGCTGGTGTATGTGGACTACGCGACCCAGGAGCGCGTCCTGAAAGACAGCGCCCTGTGGTACCAGGCGTTCCTGGGCAAGCGCTGA
- a CDS encoding carbohydrate binding domain-containing protein — MKLSPKSLPAQPLKRLSLASLLGALLLSACTAQTSPAAQTVWSDEFGGTALDAAKWTPQIGNGIMSGTEYVPGWGNNELEYYTGRPENVRVENGELVITARRESYSGPAGSVTAAFPWTSARLRTAGKFSRAYGKFEIRAKFPRGKGMWPAIWMLPEEPSPYGTWAASGEIDIAEGWGSKPNNVAHTIHYGGQWPNNVYSGTTVEYPNGGAADGWHTYTLEWTPGVLKWFVDGQLTQTKTSWWGAKGAPPSGDADLYPWPAPFDRPFHLLLNLAVGGNFDGNPDATTPDTAEMRVDYVRVWALPGETASPGPRSETRFPWTPVPARAAQPDGNLVYNDSFEWPDSDPRVSADATHLDGVPQSAYWTLYKSDGAVTLSSDAAQGRALKADITAPGSVNYAVQVRQDGLNIEAGKKYEVSFDAWASAPRSMMVKVGGGQDRGFAAYSGEQTVALGTEKKRVTLTFDMKGITDAAARLEFNLGNAGANAVWLDNVSVRAVGEVAGARPPAADGNLLYNAAFSPTVTGDPGIPGVAGSAYWSVWENGASGLTPSVQDGAVSLKVAHVDPANNWHVQLNQVNVPLVAGQKYTLRFTGQADSARQVGVVVGEQGGSYARYLDASAELTATGKEYTYTFTSPVTNPSAQLQLLGASGKAGDAYTLTFRDFRLVPSN; from the coding sequence ATGAAGCTGTCCCCCAAGTCCCTGCCCGCCCAACCCCTGAAGCGCCTGTCCCTGGCCTCCCTGCTGGGGGCACTGCTCCTGAGCGCCTGCACCGCCCAGACCTCGCCCGCGGCCCAGACCGTCTGGAGCGACGAATTCGGCGGTACGGCCCTGGACGCGGCCAAATGGACCCCCCAGATCGGCAACGGCATCATGTCGGGCACCGAGTACGTGCCCGGCTGGGGCAACAACGAGCTGGAGTACTACACCGGCCGCCCCGAGAACGTGCGCGTCGAGAACGGCGAACTCGTCATCACGGCGCGGCGCGAGAGCTACAGCGGCCCGGCGGGTAGCGTCACCGCGGCCTTTCCCTGGACCTCGGCGCGGCTGCGCACGGCGGGCAAGTTCAGCCGCGCCTACGGCAAGTTCGAGATCCGCGCCAAGTTCCCGCGCGGCAAGGGGATGTGGCCCGCCATCTGGATGCTGCCCGAAGAGCCCAGCCCCTACGGCACCTGGGCGGCCAGCGGCGAGATCGACATCGCCGAGGGCTGGGGCAGCAAGCCGAACAACGTGGCCCACACCATCCACTACGGCGGGCAGTGGCCCAACAACGTCTATTCGGGCACGACCGTCGAGTACCCGAACGGGGGCGCGGCCGACGGCTGGCACACCTATACCCTGGAGTGGACGCCCGGCGTGCTGAAGTGGTTCGTGGACGGCCAGCTCACCCAGACGAAGACAAGCTGGTGGGGGGCGAAGGGGGCCCCGCCCTCGGGCGACGCCGACCTGTACCCCTGGCCCGCGCCCTTCGACCGGCCGTTCCACCTGCTGCTCAACCTCGCGGTGGGGGGCAACTTCGACGGCAACCCCGACGCCACGACCCCCGACACGGCCGAGATGCGCGTGGACTACGTGCGCGTGTGGGCCCTGCCCGGCGAGACGGCCAGCCCTGGCCCGCGCTCCGAGACGCGCTTTCCCTGGACGCCGGTCCCGGCCCGCGCCGCGCAACCGGACGGCAACCTCGTGTACAACGATTCCTTCGAGTGGCCCGACAGCGACCCCCGTGTAAGCGCCGACGCGACGCACCTGGACGGCGTGCCGCAGTCGGCCTACTGGACGCTGTACAAGAGTGATGGGGCCGTGACCCTGAGCAGCGACGCGGCGCAGGGCCGGGCACTGAAGGCCGACATCACCGCGCCCGGCAGCGTGAACTACGCCGTGCAGGTGCGCCAGGACGGCCTGAACATCGAGGCGGGCAAGAAGTACGAGGTGAGCTTCGACGCCTGGGCCAGTGCGCCGCGCTCCATGATGGTCAAGGTCGGCGGCGGCCAGGACCGGGGCTTCGCGGCCTATTCGGGCGAGCAGACGGTCGCGCTGGGCACCGAGAAGAAGCGCGTGACCCTTACCTTCGACATGAAGGGCATCACCGACGCGGCGGCACGCCTGGAATTCAACCTCGGGAACGCCGGGGCCAACGCCGTGTGGCTCGACAACGTGTCGGTGCGCGCGGTGGGTGAAGTGGCCGGCGCGCGGCCCCCCGCAGCCGACGGCAACCTGCTGTACAACGCGGCCTTCTCGCCTACCGTCACGGGCGACCCCGGCATTCCCGGTGTGGCGGGCAGCGCCTACTGGTCGGTGTGGGAAAACGGTGCGAGCGGCCTGACCCCCAGCGTGCAGGACGGGGCCGTCTCGCTGAAGGTCGCGCACGTGGACCCGGCCAACAACTGGCACGTGCAGCTCAACCAGGTGAACGTGCCGCTGGTCGCCGGACAGAAGTACACCCTGCGCTTCACGGGTCAGGCCGACAGCGCGCGCCAGGTGGGCGTGGTCGTGGGCGAGCAGGGGGGCAGCTACGCCCGCTACCT
- a CDS encoding LacI family DNA-binding transcriptional regulator: protein MIRNVTLAEVAREAGVSPSTVSRILNGTARVKGDKEQSVRRAIDLLGYRPNAFARGLATGASGSIGVLTQDIASPFYNDALSGIERGLMGSGYSPIIISGHWRTDEEEHAVELLLARRVEALIVLGGQLPDQELRDLAARLPVAVLGRPLDLSEYGGASLALNNRQASRDLVTHLLDRGHRVIGHIMGLADQEDAQERLGGYRDALESRGVAYVPSLVVQGDFREPSGLIGMQRLLAAHPDITAAFCANDQMAYGARLALYRLGIRVPEDVSLVGFDDLPGSCYTTPPLTSVRQPMEEMGQWLARFVLGRLLGEDVPTFNPRLELQLRESVASRRP, encoded by the coding sequence ATGATCCGCAACGTCACCCTGGCAGAAGTGGCCCGCGAGGCCGGGGTGTCCCCCAGCACCGTCTCGCGCATCCTGAACGGCACCGCCCGCGTGAAGGGCGACAAGGAACAGTCGGTGCGCCGCGCCATCGACCTGCTGGGCTACCGGCCCAACGCCTTCGCGCGCGGGCTGGCGACCGGGGCGTCGGGCAGTATTGGCGTGCTGACCCAGGACATCGCCAGTCCCTTCTACAACGACGCCCTGAGCGGCATCGAACGCGGGCTGATGGGCAGCGGCTATTCGCCCATCATCATCAGCGGGCACTGGCGCACCGACGAGGAGGAGCACGCCGTCGAGCTGCTGCTCGCGCGCCGGGTCGAGGCCCTCATCGTGCTGGGGGGCCAGTTGCCCGACCAGGAACTGCGCGACCTCGCCGCGCGGCTGCCGGTGGCGGTGCTGGGACGGCCACTCGACCTGAGCGAGTACGGCGGGGCCAGCCTCGCCCTGAACAACCGCCAGGCGTCGCGCGACCTCGTCACGCACCTGCTCGACCGGGGCCACCGGGTCATCGGGCACATCATGGGCCTCGCCGACCAGGAAGACGCCCAGGAGCGGCTGGGCGGCTACCGTGACGCGCTGGAATCGCGCGGGGTGGCCTACGTGCCCTCGCTGGTGGTGCAGGGCGATTTCCGCGAGCCCTCGGGCCTCATCGGCATGCAGCGCCTGCTCGCGGCCCACCCCGACATCACGGCCGCGTTCTGCGCGAACGACCAGATGGCCTACGGGGCACGGCTGGCGCTGTACCGCCTGGGCATCCGCGTGCCCGAGGACGTGTCGCTCGTGGGCTTCGACGACCTGCCGGGGTCGTGCTACACCACCCCGCCCCTGACCTCGGTCCGGCAGCCGATGGAGGAGATGGGGCAGTGGCTCGCCCGCTTCGTGCTGGGGCGGCTGCTGGGCGAGGACGTGCCCACCTTCAATCCCCGGCTGGAGTTGCAGCTGCGCGAATCGGTGGCCTCCCGCCGCCCGTGA
- a CDS encoding histidine phosphatase family protein, with product MSELVLIRHGQATPFEADTDRLSPLGEAQARAVGERLAALVTVPTHVLHGPLVRQRRTALLAAEAAGGAGNWPAPREEPRLAEYDGDGLIRTLSPLYAARNAEFAAQVAAFRARRAEGGPERNRAFQGLLETLAGAWQSGDVTHPEVEGWADFRARVRAALTDVLALPSGSTVLAFTSGGVIGLAVALCLDAPDAAALKLNWRVKNGSLTRLTFGGGRVSLDTFNETAHLPGDLSSWR from the coding sequence ATGAGTGAACTCGTCCTGATTCGCCACGGGCAGGCGACCCCCTTCGAGGCCGACACCGACCGCCTCTCGCCGCTGGGCGAGGCGCAGGCCCGCGCGGTGGGCGAGCGCCTCGCCGCGCTGGTCACTGTGCCCACCCATGTCCTGCACGGCCCCCTGGTGCGCCAGCGCCGCACGGCCCTGCTCGCGGCCGAGGCTGCCGGTGGGGCAGGCAACTGGCCCGCCCCCCGGGAGGAGCCCCGGCTGGCCGAGTACGACGGCGACGGCCTGATCCGCACGCTCTCGCCCCTCTACGCCGCCCGCAACGCCGAGTTCGCCGCGCAGGTGGCGGCCTTCCGGGCGCGGCGGGCCGAGGGTGGCCCCGAGCGCAACCGGGCCTTTCAGGGCCTGCTCGAAACGCTCGCAGGTGCGTGGCAATCGGGCGACGTGACCCACCCTGAGGTCGAGGGCTGGGCCGACTTCCGCGCGCGGGTGCGCGCGGCCCTGACCGATGTGCTGGCCCTGCCCTCCGGCAGCACGGTGCTGGCCTTCACGAGCGGCGGCGTGATCGGGCTGGCGGTCGCCCTGTGCCTGGACGCGCCCGACGCGGCGGCCCTGAAGCTCAACTGGCGCGTGAAGAACGGCAGCCTGACCCGCCTGACCTTCGGGGGCGGGCGCGTCAGCCTGGACACCTTCAACGAGACGGCCCACCTGCCCGGCGACCTGTCGAGCTGGCGCTGA
- a CDS encoding carbohydrate ABC transporter permease: MIASPKTTSGSRPPRRAGGWAEFQRRYAPYIFISPFFVLFFIFGLFPILFNAYLSFQEWQPGTGLGDMKFVGFRNYTDNLTDPTFWLSLKNTAVLAVLSGLPQHLLAIPLAFAVYGGLKKLQNLVTAVYFLPYITSIVAISVIFFTLFSWQYGVINAALNALHNIPLIGGLFPADKINWLGEKEYVQPSIALVVIWRYTGWNMLLYLSGLQAIPKELYEAASVDGATGWQSFRYITLPLLRPIMFVAVTLSLIGGLQLFEEPFILTNGGGGAGQAGLTTIMYMYRTYASYSDAGVAAAMSWLLFLVIGALTLINNRLFGRSGMAGGN; encoded by the coding sequence ATGATCGCAAGTCCGAAGACCACGTCCGGTTCCCGGCCTCCGCGCCGCGCGGGCGGCTGGGCCGAGTTCCAGCGGCGGTACGCGCCCTACATCTTCATCAGTCCCTTTTTCGTCCTGTTCTTCATCTTCGGGCTGTTCCCGATCCTGTTCAACGCCTACCTGTCGTTCCAGGAATGGCAGCCCGGCACCGGCCTGGGCGACATGAAGTTCGTGGGGTTCCGCAACTACACCGACAACCTCACCGACCCGACCTTCTGGCTGTCGCTGAAGAATACGGCCGTGCTGGCGGTCCTCTCGGGCCTGCCGCAGCACCTGCTGGCGATTCCGCTGGCCTTCGCGGTGTACGGCGGCCTCAAGAAGCTCCAGAACCTCGTGACGGCCGTGTACTTCCTGCCGTACATCACGTCCATCGTGGCGATCTCGGTGATCTTCTTCACGCTGTTCTCGTGGCAGTACGGGGTCATCAACGCGGCGCTCAACGCCCTGCACAACATTCCCCTCATCGGCGGGCTGTTTCCGGCCGACAAGATCAACTGGCTGGGCGAGAAGGAGTACGTGCAGCCGTCCATCGCCCTCGTCGTGATCTGGCGCTACACCGGCTGGAACATGCTGCTGTACCTGTCGGGCCTCCAGGCGATTCCCAAGGAACTGTACGAGGCGGCCTCGGTGGACGGCGCGACCGGCTGGCAGAGCTTCCGGTACATCACGCTGCCGCTGCTGCGCCCGATCATGTTCGTGGCCGTGACCCTGAGCCTCATCGGCGGGCTGCAACTGTTCGAGGAACCGTTCATCCTGACCAACGGCGGGGGCGGCGCGGGCCAGGCGGGCCTGACCACCATCATGTACATGTACCGCACCTACGCGAGCTACTCCGACGCGGGCGTGGCGGCGGCGATGTCCTGGCTGCTGTTCCTGGTCATCGGCGCCCTCACCCTGATCAACAACCGTCTGTTCGGCCGCAGCGGCATGGCCGGAGGCAACTGA
- a CDS encoding ABC transporter substrate-binding protein, whose amino-acid sequence MRKLLMVSLALVTAAALPTASAQTKKTITIGVFPDLDSVVKAALPGFYKLYPNVTVKVNSLAYADHHTALTTALSTGKGANDVEAVDFGYIAKFAEGNGLVDIAKAPYNAAQYRSQFVAYTYPQAMTQDGRMVAMPTDIGPGAMFYRSDMLKKAGVSATAMNQSWESYIANGKKVVAANPGSFLIPDAGEAAQIIIRTGLKSGEGLYFDKTGKVLVGPDNARFVRAFTVAKQIRDAKLDARAGSAFSPDWTTAFQKGNLATEFSGAWLVGHMQNWLAKDYSGKWASQNLPGGTFASWGGSFYAIPQQSQNKTEAWNLIKYLTTNSAQQVLAFKTTGAFPALRSAANDSIFNEGVAYLGGQKARIQWRQAALKIQPLDVNRLDPIAEQIVNDSLATVLDGSKDVNTALTEANRLIARRAR is encoded by the coding sequence ATGCGCAAACTGCTCATGGTGTCGCTCGCGCTCGTCACGGCCGCTGCTCTGCCCACGGCCTCGGCCCAGACCAAGAAGACCATCACCATCGGCGTCTTCCCCGACCTCGACAGCGTGGTCAAGGCGGCGCTGCCCGGCTTCTACAAGCTGTACCCCAACGTGACGGTCAAGGTGAACTCGCTGGCCTACGCCGACCACCACACCGCGCTGACCACCGCGCTCTCGACCGGCAAGGGCGCGAACGACGTCGAGGCGGTGGACTTCGGCTACATCGCCAAGTTCGCCGAGGGCAACGGCCTGGTGGACATCGCCAAGGCGCCCTACAACGCCGCGCAGTACCGCTCGCAGTTCGTGGCCTACACCTACCCGCAGGCCATGACCCAGGACGGCCGCATGGTCGCCATGCCCACCGACATCGGCCCGGGCGCGATGTTCTACCGCTCCGACATGCTCAAGAAGGCGGGCGTGAGCGCCACCGCCATGAACCAGAGCTGGGAGAGCTACATCGCCAACGGCAAGAAGGTCGTCGCCGCCAACCCCGGCAGCTTCCTGATCCCCGACGCCGGCGAGGCCGCCCAGATCATCATCCGCACCGGCCTGAAGTCCGGCGAGGGGCTGTACTTCGACAAGACCGGCAAGGTGCTCGTCGGCCCCGACAATGCCCGCTTCGTGCGCGCCTTCACGGTCGCCAAGCAGATCCGTGACGCCAAGCTCGACGCGCGCGCCGGCTCGGCCTTCTCGCCCGACTGGACCACCGCCTTCCAGAAGGGCAACCTCGCCACCGAGTTCTCGGGCGCGTGGCTCGTGGGCCACATGCAGAACTGGCTCGCCAAGGACTACAGCGGCAAGTGGGCCTCGCAGAACCTGCCCGGCGGCACCTTCGCGAGCTGGGGCGGCTCCTTCTACGCCATCCCGCAGCAGAGCCAGAACAAGACCGAGGCCTGGAACCTCATCAAGTACCTCACGACCAACTCGGCCCAGCAGGTGCTCGCGTTCAAGACGACCGGCGCCTTCCCCGCGCTGCGCTCGGCCGCCAACGACAGCATCTTCAACGAGGGCGTGGCCTACCTGGGCGGCCAGAAGGCCCGCATCCAGTGGCGTCAGGCCGCCCTGAAGATCCAGCCGCTCGACGTCAACCGCCTGGACCCCATCGCCGAACAGATCGTGAACGACTCGCTGGCGACCGTGCTCGACGGCAGCAAGGACGTCAACACCGCGCTGACCGAAGCCAACCGCCTGATCGCCCGCCGCGCGCGCTGA
- a CDS encoding CbrC family protein, with protein sequence MSGVLPQFPYYADPIGDERIVRQDITCGVCGLARTWAYVGGIYAQEKPEALCPWCVADGQAAARYDGQFQDADFSEEASAESVLAVLRQTPRVVIWNPIFWPDHCHECCVYLGVLIPSESPELAAASDVVAEAQALARNISKQWDAKDILECAESGSMTVHLFQCRQCGIHKLSLDGT encoded by the coding sequence GTGAGCGGGGTGCTGCCGCAGTTTCCGTATTACGCTGACCCGATCGGTGATGAGCGGATCGTGCGACAGGACATCACCTGTGGTGTTTGCGGTCTGGCCAGAACGTGGGCCTATGTCGGCGGGATCTACGCACAGGAGAAGCCGGAAGCCCTCTGTCCGTGGTGTGTGGCAGACGGTCAGGCGGCAGCCAGATACGACGGACAGTTTCAGGATGCTGATTTCTCGGAAGAAGCCAGTGCCGAGAGCGTCTTGGCAGTCCTGCGGCAGACCCCGCGCGTCGTGATCTGGAATCCCATCTTCTGGCCTGACCATTGTCATGAATGCTGTGTGTATCTCGGCGTTCTCATTCCATCCGAGTCCCCTGAATTGGCAGCGGCTTCCGATGTTGTGGCCGAGGCGCAGGCTTTAGCGCGAAACATCTCTAAACAGTGGGACGCCAAGGACATATTGGAATGTGCCGAGAGCGGATCAATGACCGTACATCTCTTTCAATGCCGTCAATGTGGAATCCACAAGCTCTCACTGGACGGAACCTGA
- a CDS encoding phosphotransferase family protein, whose protein sequence is MSQPDAAPVRPGEELPLEALREALRGKVAGDVDALEVRQFPGGFSNLTYLLRMGDTEYVLRRAPLGPVAKGAHDMAREFRLLERVSPVFPAAPRPALLVEDVAVLGAPFYLMERRRGVVVRSRLPGEYAANPDAPRQLSEALVDTLAALHAVDIGAAGLSDLGRPEGFNRRQVEGWAGRWRRARDLLKDSGDLPPPAELRDELVIAWLEAHTPPESAHTLVHNDFKLDNLMFAEADPAHVTALLDWEMTTLGDPLADLGLSLTYWTMPEQPGGARSRVGAAASDRGFLTREEFLARYAERSGRDVGNVAWYEVLGHFKLAVIVLQIFARYRAGQTQDPRFAPLAAQAAWLIGEAWRRVAEGAEGDDAAFQPADE, encoded by the coding sequence GTGAGCCAGCCCGACGCCGCCCCGGTGCGCCCCGGCGAGGAACTGCCGCTGGAGGCGCTGCGCGAGGCCCTGCGCGGCAAGGTCGCCGGAGACGTGGACGCGCTGGAAGTGCGGCAGTTTCCGGGCGGCTTTTCCAACCTGACCTACCTGCTGCGGATGGGCGATACCGAATACGTGCTGCGCCGCGCGCCGCTGGGGCCGGTCGCCAAGGGCGCGCACGACATGGCCCGCGAATTCCGGCTGCTGGAGCGGGTCAGTCCGGTGTTCCCGGCGGCCCCCCGGCCCGCGCTGCTCGTCGAGGACGTGGCGGTGCTGGGCGCGCCCTTCTACCTCATGGAGCGGCGCCGGGGCGTGGTCGTGCGGTCGCGGCTGCCCGGCGAGTACGCGGCGAACCCGGACGCTCCCCGGCAGCTCTCGGAGGCGCTGGTGGATACGCTCGCGGCTCTGCACGCGGTGGATATCGGCGCGGCGGGCCTGAGCGACCTGGGCCGCCCCGAGGGCTTCAATCGCCGTCAGGTCGAGGGCTGGGCCGGGCGCTGGCGGCGCGCGCGTGATCTGCTGAAGGATTCGGGCGACCTGCCCCCGCCCGCCGAACTGCGCGACGAACTGGTCATCGCGTGGCTTGAGGCCCACACGCCGCCCGAGAGCGCGCATACGCTGGTGCACAACGACTTCAAGCTCGACAACCTGATGTTCGCCGAGGCCGACCCCGCGCACGTCACCGCCCTGCTCGACTGGGAGATGACCACCCTGGGCGATCCCCTGGCCGACCTGGGCCTGAGCCTGACCTATTGGACCATGCCCGAGCAGCCCGGCGGCGCGCGCAGCCGCGTGGGGGCCGCCGCCAGCGACCGGGGCTTCCTGACCCGCGAGGAATTCCTGGCGCGCTACGCCGAGCGCAGCGGGCGCGACGTGGGCAACGTGGCGTGGTACGAGGTGCTGGGGCACTTCAAGCTCGCGGTGATCGTCCTCCAGATCTTCGCGCGCTACCGCGCCGGCCAGACCCAGGACCCCCGCTTCGCGCCGCTGGCCGCCCAGGCGGCGTGGCTCATCGGGGAAGCGTGGCGGCGCGTCGCAGAGGGTGCGGAGGGCGACGACGCGGCCTTCCAGCCGGCCGATGAGTGA